A single genomic interval of Nocardioides palaemonis harbors:
- a CDS encoding TIGR03936 family radical SAM-associated protein yields MPQQQPEQQAPPVQRLRVRYAKRGRLRFTSHRDFSRAFERAVFRARVPMAYSSGFNPHPRISYAGAAPTGSASEAEYLELALAEVVDPAAIHAVLDEALPPGLDVLEVVESPGGSLADLLEASRWRIDVAAGPDVTTAAVERFLAADEALVERMTKKGMREFDARGAVVALSVLADAPATGRTSLDVVLRHGTPAVRPDDVLRGLAAVAGLDAGEAPLMTRLAQGPLLASGEVGDPLATRA; encoded by the coding sequence GTGCCCCAGCAGCAGCCCGAGCAGCAGGCCCCGCCCGTCCAGCGCCTCCGCGTGCGCTACGCCAAGCGCGGCCGGCTCCGCTTCACCAGCCACCGCGACTTCAGCCGCGCCTTCGAGCGCGCGGTCTTCCGCGCCCGGGTCCCGATGGCGTACTCGTCGGGCTTCAACCCGCACCCCCGGATCTCCTACGCCGGCGCGGCGCCCACCGGCTCCGCGAGCGAGGCGGAGTACCTCGAGCTCGCGCTCGCCGAGGTGGTCGACCCGGCCGCGATCCACGCCGTCCTCGACGAGGCGCTGCCGCCCGGCCTCGACGTGCTCGAGGTCGTCGAGTCGCCCGGCGGGTCGCTCGCCGACCTGCTCGAGGCCAGCCGCTGGCGCATCGACGTCGCGGCCGGTCCCGACGTCACGACCGCGGCCGTGGAGCGGTTCCTCGCCGCGGACGAGGCGCTGGTCGAGCGGATGACCAAGAAGGGGATGCGGGAGTTCGACGCCCGCGGCGCGGTGGTCGCGCTCAGCGTCCTGGCGGACGCCCCGGCGACCGGGCGTACGTCCCTCGACGTGGTGCTGCGCCACGGGACCCCGGCCGTCCGCCCCGACGACGTCCTGCGCGGCCTCGCCGCCGTGGCCGGGCTCGACGCGGGGGAGGCGCCGCTGATGACCCGCCTGGCGCAGGGGCCGCTGCTGGCCTCCGGCGAGGTCGGCGACCCGCTGGCGACTCGCGCATAG